The Clostridium botulinum BKT015925 genome includes the window AAAGAAGAGAGCTTGGCAATTATATATTCGGTAAGAATGTTCTTAGAAAAAAATTAGAAAACATAATAATACCGTATATAAAAAAAGAGATATTTAAAAGAGTTGAGGAATATAGTAATTTACATAAGAAAGTATGTGTTGTTGATGCCCCTACATTAATTGAACACCATATAAATGAAAGTATGGATGTAAATATATTAGTTTGGGTAGATGAAAAAACACAAATTGAAAGAGTTAAAACTAGAGATAATATGAGTGAAAAAGAAGTTTTACAAAGAATAAATTCTCAAATGTCTTTAGAAGAAAAAAGTAACTATGTAGATTTCACTATAGATAATAGTGGGTATTTAAATGCTACAAAAGAACAGTTAGATGAAATTCTAGAAAAGGTTATGGAACATTAGGAGGAAAAATGAAAAAGAGAAAGTTGACGGCGATTTGGATAGTACTAATTATATTAATTGTAACTGCTATTAATATAAAGCCTATAGGAAGGAGGCTATATCCAATAAAATATAAAGATTACATAATGAAATATTCAGAAGAATATAATTTAAATCCTTATTTAGTATCAGCAGTAATAAAGGCTGAAAGTAATTTTGAAAAAAATGCAAAATCTAATAAAGGTGCAATTGGTCTTATGCAATTGACCCCATCTACAGCAAAATGGGCTGCAAAAGAAATGAAAGTTAAAAATTTTAAAACTGATATGCTTTATAATGAGGAATTTAATATTAAAATGGGTTGTTGGTATATAGACAATTTAAAACAAGAGTTTAATAATAATATTAAATTAGTTCTAGCAGCTTATAATGGTGGAAGAGGTAATGTTAAAAAGTGGCTAAACAATAAAGAAAATTCAAAAAATGGAGTAGATTTGCACTATATACCATTTAAAGAAACAGATAAGTATGTAAAAAGAGTAGATGTAAGTCAAAAAATATTTGAATTTTTATATACTAATGATAAAGGATATATTAAGGCTATGAAAGAAATCATATCAAGTTATTTTTCATAAGACTATTGACAATGTATGTTATGATGGTATAAAATTATTTATACAATTATAATATATATGCAGGAGTGGCGGAATGGGCAGACGCGTACGTTTAAGGGGCGTATACCGTGAGGTGTATGGGTTCAAGTCCCATCTTCTGCACCAACAATAAGACACATAGTTGATTATGTGTCTTAATTTTTTAATTTACATATGAAAATTATTTTGAGCATGTATAGGAGGAAATATGGACAAGTACTTAATAGTAAATACGAAAATTTTACCAGAGGTTTTTGAAAAAGTATTACAAGCGAAAGAGCTTCTAAGAACGGGTAAAGCAAAAGATATAACAGAAGCGGCTAAGGTTGTAGGTATAAGTAGAAGTTCTTATTATAAGTATAAAGATTTTGTATTTTCTGTTTTAGAAGGAACTCATGTACAAAAGGCAACTATTGGATTGTTATTATCACATAAAACTGGAACGTTATCAAGAATATTAGATAGAATAGCTCAAATTAATGGTAATATACTAACTATAAATCAAGATATTCCTGTAAATAATGGGGCAAGTGTTACTATAACATTTGATATATCAAATATGAAAATGGAATTACAAGAGTTTCTTAATGAGATGAAAAAGATGGACAATGTAGTTAAAGTATCTTTAATAGCTATGGAATAAATGAGTAAAAGTGTGTTGAAAATCAAAAGTTAAGCATACCCTATAATGTAGTAAATTATTTGGAGGTATGTATTATGAGCTTTGATAGAGAGGACACTTTTGAAAAAAGTATAGATGAAAATTATGATATGGTTCCTATTAATACTTATATCAAACAAATGAATAAGCAGAGTATGTTTTCACAACTACCAAGACAGTATGAAAACAATTATCAAATTCCTCAGCAAAATTATGATATGTCAGTTAATAATGAAATTAAACCTATGACATATTATAAAATGGACCATAGTTTAATTGATGATAGTGCGGAAGATAATTATGGTTTTAGAAATCTTAATTTACCTAACAATTATGGAATGAGAATGATGGAAGAAGACGATGAGTATTCCGATGATAAATCTCGTGACCTTGATTATGATGATTTTGTAGACGTAAATAATATGTTAATGAAAATTGAAAGATACAATCCTGGTATTTTTCAATTTTTAAGAAGATATGGTATGTCATATGAGGATGCAAAAAAGATTATAAAAAAGATTATAACAGTAACTCTCATGTATGAAAATGATTAATAAAATATATTAATTTCAAATAGGAACTTTATTTTAACCTTTAAGTTTAGAAAATATAAACTTAAAGGTTATTTTTTTAAAAGGAAAATTTTTATTTGTGTAGAAATAAAATTAAAGAGGTGTAGTATATGTTTGATATTAAATTAGAATTTGATAATATAAAAATTTTCAGTATAGAAAAAGAAGATGTAAATCCAATATATAAATGGATTCGATGCAATGATCAATATTTACAAAATGAATGTAATGAAAATATAACCTATGATGAGTTTTATGAACATTTTTTAGAATATTATTTTAGTGAATGTGAGTTTTTCTTAAAAATAAACAAAAAAAATAAATTGATAGGAATATTTAAAGGAAGGACTGAGTTTAAAAATCCTAATGAGGTATGGATAAAATATTTTTTGATAGATAAAGAGTATAGAAATTATGGATTGGGAAGTAAAGTTTTAAATGAAATATTAAAATATTTTTCTAATGATTGTGGAATATTTAATTTCTATACTAACATAGAAGATGGCCAAAGTAATTGTATAAAATTTTTGCTTAAAAATAATTTTTATATATTAAATAGTCTTAATGAATTTGATATAAAAAATATTGTATTGAAAAAAAGAATAATAAAGACATAAAAATAATTTTTAAGTATAAAAAGTAGTGATAATAAATATTATTAAAGTATACGGAAACATAAGTTGAATTTTATATGGGGGTATAAAAATGAAGTATACTAGATATGACTTGAAGAAAAATAATAGAAAAAACAACGGTCTTTTCTTTATAGTTTTAATCTGTGTAATATTGATATTAGCATTCCTTTCTGGAACGATGATATCTAATTTATTTATAAAGAAGCCTAAACAAAATGATGATGTTGGAAAAAAAGCTGTACAAAATATAACTGAAAAAAATAATAGTAACAAAAATAAGGACAAGAGTATACGTGAAATAGATGATTTTGTAATTATACAATGTGGGGTATTTGCAAATGCAGAAAATGCTAATGTTTTGAAAGAAAAATTAAAATCTTATGGTACTCCATTTATAGTACAAGAAAATGAAAAGAATAAGGTTATACTTGGCATATATTCAGTAGTTGAATTTCAAAACGTAGAAAAAACATTAAAGCAAGAAAAAATTGAATTTACAAAAGTTAATATAAAACCAGATTTAAGTAGTAAAGCAAACTTACAAATTGCTCAAATTATAGATGCACAACTTCAAATATTACATAAATTTTCGAATGACAAGGTAAAGTCTGTACAAACTAAGCAAATAAAAGAGTGGTGTTCAAAGTTAGAGCAAGTTGATAAAAATGAAAAAAAATATGATTTATTAAATCAACTAAAAGATAATATGAAAAAGTTACCTCAAGAAGTGAGAAAAGAGAAATTAGAAGAAATTAATAGTTATTTATACAAAAATATAAAATTATTACAGTAGATATTGTGTCAGCCATTTAGAACATCATTCAACAAATTTGGATGATGTTATATGAGTAAATTTAATAAAATAATATCCATATATACTTGTTTAAGCGCTTATTAAGTGATAAACTATATAGGATAAAAAGTTAAAAGGGGAATATAGGGTGAGAGGCAATAATAAGAGTGGTTTTTTTGTATTTATTATTTTACTAGGAGGCATATGTGGAAGCTTTATTGGTGAAATTTTAGGTAATAATATAGGCCCCCTAAGCTTTTTAAAAGCTACATATCCTATCGGTACAGCTAGCCCATTTGTATTAAATTTAAAAGTAGTTGAAATTACATTTGGAGTAAATTTCTATGTGAACGTAATGGCAATTATAGGTGTTATTATTGCTATATTGTTGTATAGAAAGTATTAGGAGTGATTATTGATGAGGATTGTATTAGCATCTGCCTCAGAAAGAAGGCAAGAGCTTTTACAAAGAATAACGAATAAGTTTGAAGTTATAGTGAGTGATTTTAAGGAAGAAACTGTTGATTTTGAAGGAAACTTTGAAAGTTATGTAATGAAACTTGCAAAGGGAAAAGCAATGGCAGTAGCTCAAAATTTATGTGACGATGCAATAGTAATAGGCTGTGATACAATAGTAGCTTTTAATGGAAAAGTATTAGGAAAACCTAATGATGAACTAGAAGCTTTTAATATGTTAAAAGCGTTAAGTGGGAATGTACATAAAGTATATTCTGGCATCGCTGTTATTGACACTAGAAAAGGTAATACTAGAATAGAAAGTGTATGTACTAGTGTTAAATTTTCGTCTCTTACCAATGAAAAAATAAAAGAGTATATATCTACAAGAGAACCTATGGATAAAGCTGGAGCCTATGGTATTCAAGGCTTCGGAGGAGTTTTTGTAGAAAAAATAAATGGAGACTATTATAATGTAGTGGGACTTCCATTAAATAAATTAGATAAAATGTTTTGGGAGATGGGGGTAGATTTATAAAAAAGGAGTATATGTAATGTATAACACTTTTAAAATTATGGATTTACCTCAAAGTGAAAGACCAAGAGAAAGACTTTTAAAATATGGTGCACAGTCATTATCTAATAGCGAACTTATTGCTATAATATTAAGAACTGGTTCAAGTAATGAAAATGTACTAAACTTAAGCAGTAGAATATTAAAGCAATGTGGAGGTCTTAATGGTCTTTTGACATTGATGCCTGAGGATATGATGACCTTAAAGGGAATTGGAAAGGCAAAAGCTACGCAAATTATAGCTATAGGTGAACTTGCAAAAAGATTTAAGGCGTATAAATCAGGTGATATATACATAATAAAAAGTCCAAGAGATGTAGCTGATATGGTTATGGATGAGATGAGATATTTTAAGGAAGAACATTTAAGAGTAATAATGTTGAATACTAAAAATATAGTTATAGCTTGTAAGGATATTTCAATAGGAAGTTTAAATTCTACCATTGTTCATCCGAGAGAAATTTTTAGCTATGCTATTAAGAAAAATAGTGCATCCATTATAATATGTCACAATCATCCATCGGGAGTGTGTACTCCAAGCTCAGAAGATATAGACGTTACAATAAGATTAAAAAAATGTAGTGAAATATTAGGAGTTAATTTATTAGACCATTTAATAATTGGCCATGGTAATTATATTAGTTTAAAAGAAAAGAATATTTTGTAGTTTTAATGTTGAAAGGAGAATTTCAAGTGGGATTTTTTGGTATGACTAAAGATATGGGAATAGACTTAGGAACAGCAAATACATTAGTTTATTCTAAAGGAAAAGGTATAGTTTTAAGAGAGCCTTCAGTAGTTGCTATAAATAAGGTTACAAATAAGGTTTTAGCTGTAGGGGAAGAAGCTAAGCAAATGATAGGAAGAACTCCTGGAAATATAGTAGCAATTAGACCTTTAAAAGATGGTGTTATTGCGGACTTTGATGTTACAGAAGAAATGCTAAAAAGTTTTATAACTAAAATATGTTCAAAATCAGCATTTACAAGTCCAAGAGTAGTTGTATGTTTTCCAACAGGAATAACTGCTGTTGAAAGAAGGGCTATCGAGGAAGCTAGTAAAAGAGCAGGGGCTAGAGAAGTTTATCTAATGGAAGAGCCTATGGCAGCAGCTATTGGAGCAGGACTTCCAGTTCATGAACCAACAGGAAGCATGGTTGTAGATATCGGAGGAGGTACTACAGAAGTAGCTGTTATATCACTTGGTGGTATTGTTACAAGTAAGTCATTAAGAATAGCAGGAGATGAATTAGATCAAGCAATTATAGCCTATATCAAAAAAGAATATAGTCTTATGATAGGTGAAAGAACTGCTGAAAGTGTAAAAATGGAAATAGGTTCGGCTTATCCAACAAATAAGGATGAAGATGAAGAAATTGAAAATAAAGAAGTTGTAGAATCCGTAGAAGAAAAAGAAGAAAATAAAGAAGACAAAAGCGAAAAAGAAGCTGTTGTAGATTCAGAAAAGAAAAAATCTAAAGTTAACATTGTTAATGGAGAAAGATGCATGCAAATAAGAGGTCGTGATCTTATTTCAGGACTTCCAAAGGTAATACAAATAAGCGAAGTAGAAGTTAGAGGAGCTTTAAAAGAGCCTGTAGCAGCTATCGTAGAGTCTATAAAGACAAACCTTGAAAAAACTCCACCAGAACTTGCAGCTGATATTATGGACAAAGGAATAATGCTTACTGGAGGAGGAGCTTTATTAAGAGGACTTGATAAGCTTATCCATAAAGAAACACACATGCCAGTACACATAGCCCAATCACCTTTAGACTGTGTTGCAGTAGGCGCAGGAAAAGCTTTAGAAAATATAGACAAAATGTCTAGAAAATAAAATAATAACTATATGAGATTCTTAAAAAATAAACTGACAGTAACTGTTATTGTGCTGTCAGTTAGCTTTTTAATATTAATTGGTTATACTGTAGGAAAAGAAAAAATGTCTACTGCAGGAAATGGTGTGGGTGTTGTTTTAAATTCAGTACAAGGTGTTGTGTATAAGTTTAATAGTAAAGTAAAGAAAAGTGCTAAGTTTCTATTCCATTTTAAAGATGTAAAAGAAGAGAATAAAAGATTAAGAGAAGAAAATGTGGTTTTAAAGGATAAAGCACTTAAATATGATTCTTTAGCCAAAGAAAATGAAAGATTCAAGAAAATGGTTGATTTTAAAGATCAAAGATCGGAATATGATTACATAGGTTGTGAGATAATAGGTAAAAGTGGAGAAAACTGGCTAGATGGATTTGTTATAAATAGAGGTTCAGATGATGGTATACAGAAGAAAATGGTAGTTGTAACTGGAGAAGGCTTAGTAGGCCAAGTAACTTCTGTAGCTAATAAATGGTCTATAGTTCAATCCATAATAAATGAAAATATACAAGTTGCAGGAATGCTTAATAGCACTAGGGAAAATGATGGTGTTGTTAAGGGATATAAAGATTATAGTAATAAATTATTAGCAAAACTTTACTTCCTTCCATTAGATTCTAAAGTTAAAAAAGGTGATACTGTTTTAACATCAGCATTAGGAGCATTGTATCCTAAAGACATAAAAATAGGAACAGTCATTGATGTAGAAGAAGATAAGGGTAAGCTAGTTAAAAATGCATTAATTGAGCCAAGTGTTGATTTTAATAGACTCGAGGAATTGTTCGTAGTAGTTTCTAAAAATAAAGATGGTAAATATTAAGGGGATATAAAATGAAGAGAGTATTTACTGTAGCATTTTTATTAATATTATTCACCATATTGGACAATGCATTGATGCCTTTTTTATCGTTTAAAGGTGTTTACCCTAGTATAGTATTTGTTTTTATAGTTTTTTATTCTATAATCAATGGAAGTGTAAGTGCCATATATTTAGGATGTATATCAGGATTATTACAAGACGTATATTTAATGAATGGTATTGGAATAAATATGTTTATAAATATGGTTATTTGTTTGATTTCTGCTGAAATAGGAAAAACCATATTTAAAGATAAAGCTGTGATACCTGTAATAACATGTTTTTTACTTAGTATATTAAAAGGGATTTTAATGTTTATAATTTTATATATAGTAGGGCAACGGACTCATATAAATATTATATTATATATAAGCTTATATAATATGATTATCTCAATTTTAATATACAAAAAAGTTTTTAAACTTTGTCAAAAAGATTTTATGGTTAAAAAATGGAGATTTTAGAAATGGTGATTGATGATGATAAGGAAATTTAGAAGACGTAAAAATTTGATCACGAAAAGAAAAAATAATAAATTTGACAGATATGTAGCATTAACAGTAGTAATGATATTTATTTTTTCTATGATTTTAACAAGACTTGCCTATTTACAGGTAGTAAAAGCTGATGAGTATAGAGAATTAACTAGTAAAAAGTCTATTAGAAATATACCTATTACCCCGCCAAGAGGAAACATAATTGATTCTAAAGGTAAGGTACTTGCAGAAAGTAGTCAAGGGTATACTTTAACTTTTACAGAAACTGATGAAAGTAAAGAAAACTTTTTTGCAACAATGCTCAAAGTATTTAAAATCTTAGAAAAAAATGGAGAAGTACAACAAGATGCTTTTGAATTAAAAATAAATCCTTTTAGATTTGAATTTAATACAGATAATGAGAAGGCAAGAAAAGCTATTGAGTTAAGATTTAAAAAAGATAGAGGAATGGATGAAAAGGTAGTAAAGGAGTTATTTAAAGATAAAAAACAAGAAGAATTAACAGATGAAGATAAGGCTAAAATAAATGAGGCTTTGTTAAAGAAAACTCCGGAAGAAACTTTTAATTATTTATTAGATTTATATAAGATAAATGATGAGGAAACTAAAGAAGTATATACAGAACTTTTTAATAAAATAAGAAAAGAACCTAATGGAGAAAGTCGTTTTAGTGAATATTTAAAAACTTATGATGTTAAGGGAAAAAATGAAAAAGACCAATATGATCAATTATATAAAA containing:
- the coaE gene encoding dephospho-CoA kinase (Dephospho-CoA kinase (CoaE) performs the final step in coenzyme A biosynthesis.) — translated: MIKIGLTGGIGSGKSTVSNILKSKNIPIIDADLISREVLHIYPQILEEIKNVFGKDFIDEKGNLKRRELGNYIFGKNVLRKKLENIIIPYIKKEIFKRVEEYSNLHKKVCVVDAPTLIEHHINESMDVNILVWVDEKTQIERVKTRDNMSEKEVLQRINSQMSLEEKSNYVDFTIDNSGYLNATKEQLDEILEKVMEH
- a CDS encoding lytic transglycosylase domain-containing protein, giving the protein MKKRKLTAIWIVLIILIVTAINIKPIGRRLYPIKYKDYIMKYSEEYNLNPYLVSAVIKAESNFEKNAKSNKGAIGLMQLTPSTAKWAAKEMKVKNFKTDMLYNEEFNIKMGCWYIDNLKQEFNNNIKLVLAAYNGGRGNVKKWLNNKENSKNGVDLHYIPFKETDKYVKRVDVSQKIFEFLYTNDKGYIKAMKEIISSYFS
- a CDS encoding ACT domain-containing protein, coding for MDKYLIVNTKILPEVFEKVLQAKELLRTGKAKDITEAAKVVGISRSSYYKYKDFVFSVLEGTHVQKATIGLLLSHKTGTLSRILDRIAQINGNILTINQDIPVNNGASVTITFDISNMKMELQEFLNEMKKMDNVVKVSLIAME
- a CDS encoding GNAT family N-acetyltransferase; translated protein: MFDIKLEFDNIKIFSIEKEDVNPIYKWIRCNDQYLQNECNENITYDEFYEHFLEYYFSECEFFLKINKKNKLIGIFKGRTEFKNPNEVWIKYFLIDKEYRNYGLGSKVLNEILKYFSNDCGIFNFYTNIEDGQSNCIKFLLKNNFYILNSLNEFDIKNIVLKKRIIKT
- a CDS encoding SPOR domain-containing protein, with product MKYTRYDLKKNNRKNNGLFFIVLICVILILAFLSGTMISNLFIKKPKQNDDVGKKAVQNITEKNNSNKNKDKSIREIDDFVIIQCGVFANAENANVLKEKLKSYGTPFIVQENEKNKVILGIYSVVEFQNVEKTLKQEKIEFTKVNIKPDLSSKANLQIAQIIDAQLQILHKFSNDKVKSVQTKQIKEWCSKLEQVDKNEKKYDLLNQLKDNMKKLPQEVRKEKLEEINSYLYKNIKLLQ
- a CDS encoding DUF4321 domain-containing protein codes for the protein MRGNNKSGFFVFIILLGGICGSFIGEILGNNIGPLSFLKATYPIGTASPFVLNLKVVEITFGVNFYVNVMAIIGVIIAILLYRKY
- a CDS encoding Maf-like protein, whose protein sequence is MMRIVLASASERRQELLQRITNKFEVIVSDFKEETVDFEGNFESYVMKLAKGKAMAVAQNLCDDAIVIGCDTIVAFNGKVLGKPNDELEAFNMLKALSGNVHKVYSGIAVIDTRKGNTRIESVCTSVKFSSLTNEKIKEYISTREPMDKAGAYGIQGFGGVFVEKINGDYYNVVGLPLNKLDKMFWEMGVDL
- the radC gene encoding RadC family protein, which codes for MYNTFKIMDLPQSERPRERLLKYGAQSLSNSELIAIILRTGSSNENVLNLSSRILKQCGGLNGLLTLMPEDMMTLKGIGKAKATQIIAIGELAKRFKAYKSGDIYIIKSPRDVADMVMDEMRYFKEEHLRVIMLNTKNIVIACKDISIGSLNSTIVHPREIFSYAIKKNSASIIICHNHPSGVCTPSSEDIDVTIRLKKCSEILGVNLLDHLIIGHGNYISLKEKNIL
- a CDS encoding rod shape-determining protein; the encoded protein is MGFFGMTKDMGIDLGTANTLVYSKGKGIVLREPSVVAINKVTNKVLAVGEEAKQMIGRTPGNIVAIRPLKDGVIADFDVTEEMLKSFITKICSKSAFTSPRVVVCFPTGITAVERRAIEEASKRAGAREVYLMEEPMAAAIGAGLPVHEPTGSMVVDIGGGTTEVAVISLGGIVTSKSLRIAGDELDQAIIAYIKKEYSLMIGERTAESVKMEIGSAYPTNKDEDEEIENKEVVESVEEKEENKEDKSEKEAVVDSEKKKSKVNIVNGERCMQIRGRDLISGLPKVIQISEVEVRGALKEPVAAIVESIKTNLEKTPPELAADIMDKGIMLTGGGALLRGLDKLIHKETHMPVHIAQSPLDCVAVGAGKALENIDKMSRK
- the mreC gene encoding rod shape-determining protein MreC; its protein translation is MRFLKNKLTVTVIVLSVSFLILIGYTVGKEKMSTAGNGVGVVLNSVQGVVYKFNSKVKKSAKFLFHFKDVKEENKRLREENVVLKDKALKYDSLAKENERFKKMVDFKDQRSEYDYIGCEIIGKSGENWLDGFVINRGSDDGIQKKMVVVTGEGLVGQVTSVANKWSIVQSIINENIQVAGMLNSTRENDGVVKGYKDYSNKLLAKLYFLPLDSKVKKGDTVLTSALGALYPKDIKIGTVIDVEEDKGKLVKNALIEPSVDFNRLEELFVVVSKNKDGKY
- the mreD gene encoding rod shape-determining protein MreD codes for the protein MKRVFTVAFLLILFTILDNALMPFLSFKGVYPSIVFVFIVFYSIINGSVSAIYLGCISGLLQDVYLMNGIGINMFINMVICLISAEIGKTIFKDKAVIPVITCFLLSILKGILMFIILYIVGQRTHINIILYISLYNMIISILIYKKVFKLCQKDFMVKKWRF